One genomic window of Hyperolius riggenbachi isolate aHypRig1 chromosome 7, aHypRig1.pri, whole genome shotgun sequence includes the following:
- the LOC137525561 gene encoding somatostatin receptor type 5-like — protein sequence MDPISLPIASLLEPGTQEPNLTYQNISDNGTLLEHSVSQMSSVLIPFIYLLVCAIGLSGNTLVIYVVLRYAKMKTVTNIYILNLAVADVLFMLGLPFLATQNAISYWPFGTFLCRLVMTVDGINQFTSIFCLTVMSIDRYLAVVHPIRSTKWRRPRVAKVISATVWTVSFLVVLPVIIFSDVQQDLYTCNINWPEPVNVWSTAFIIYTSVLGFFGPLLVICICYLLIVIKVKSTGLRVVSTRRRRSERKVTRMVVIIVAVFVFCWLPFYILNIVNLTFIVPEEPAYVGVYFFVVVLSYANSCANPVLYGFLSDNFKQSFQKVLCLRKSNGIKDADLTENKQEKSSRVQETMLTSRNSEFNGHMQTSKV from the coding sequence ATGGATCCCATTTCCCTTCCTATAGCTTCTCTCCTTGAGCCCGGCACACAAGAGCCCAATCTAACATACCAGAACATCAGTGACAATGGGACACTCCTGGAACATTCAGTCTCACAAATGAGCTCTGTCCTTATCCCTTTTATTTATCTTCTAGTGTGCGCCATTGGGCTCAGTGGGAATACCTTGGTCATTTACGTTGTTCTTCGTTATGCCAAGATGAAGACTGTGACCAACATCTATATCTTGAACCTAGCAGTAGCTGATGTCCTCTTTATGTTAGGATTGCCTTTCCTTGCCACGCAAAATGCAATCTCCTATTGGCCCTTTGGAACTTTTCTCTGTAGACTGGTTATGACTGTTGATGGCATAAACCAGTTCACCAGCATCTTCTGCCTAACTGTCATGAGCATTGACCGCTACTTGGCTGTGGTTCATCCAATCAGGTCCACCAAATGGAGGAGGCCTCGAGTGGCAAAAGTCATTAGTGCCACTGTTTGGACTGTTTCCTTTCTAGTTGTCCTACCAGTCATCATCTTCTCAGATGTCCAGCAAGATTTGTACACCTGCAACATAAACTGGCCAGAACCAGTAAATGTTTGGTCTACAGCTTTCATTATTTACACATCTGTGTTGGGTTTCTTTGGACCCCTCTTGGTGATTTGCATCTGCTATCTTTTAATTGTCATCAAGGTGAAATCTACCGGTCTTCGTGTTGTTTCCACCAGGCGCAGAAGATCGGAGCGCAAAGTCACGAGAATGGTAGTCATCATTGTGGCCGTGTTTGTGTTTTGCTGGCTTCCATTTTACATCCTAAACATTGTTAACTTAACATTTATCGTGCCGGAGGAGCCGGCTTACGTTGGTGTGTATTTTTTTGTGGTGGTCCTGTCTTACGCCAACAGCTGCGCCAACCCAGTTCTTTATGGTTTCCTTTCAGACAATTTCAAGCAGAGCTTTCAGAAGGTTCTTTGCCTTCGCAAAAGCAATGGCATCAAGGATGCAGACCTGACCGAGAACAAGCAGGAAAAGAGCAGTCGGGTACAAGAAACCATGCTGACGTCTCGGAATTCAGAGTTTAATGGGCATATGCAAACAAGCAAGGTCTAA